The Carassius auratus strain Wakin chromosome 27, ASM336829v1, whole genome shotgun sequence genome includes a region encoding these proteins:
- the aire gene encoding autoimmune regulator, with product MYFVTCMQDSCGSMSRVEGYGESDLRSQLRACRTEIAMAIHDPFPLLYGLADHNIISEQTLRETLEQTKKDGIHKAVYSLLTLILDQDATVLQGFWSNLCKEYNKECYPKLETLFMNLPKGLKQVARHSGNPRILLQVRSQSGKKRGVAEKPMTHRPSHHHTKKALTSSSGSKGKPMRKTDGAALSQVSVGNGVQAISTSVQRAVTVSASEHPTGCGTVEGILIQQVIESGGAKKCIKVGGEFYSSGKLDETAGVHKAQTAQNYFHQQGEPSTRAMDVEHNDDECTVCKDGGELICCDGCPRAFHLTCLVPPLTSIPSGTWRCQLCQSNRGKDRTYTPLQPAVHPPVTESSSSSAVDFSFFSSLSSTSLSTVSGGLQSSDGEMVGMRMACGICHLSRGELITCPQCLQSYHALCNFSNGKTRCRNCSRSWGPESETSLRSLQVSQHMTDQGLTPSEQLLNRDEMDSIMGESSIDGILQWAFHNISHPLSESQGYF from the exons ACTCTTGTGGAAGCATGTCTAGGGTGGAAGGTTACGGAGAGTCTGACCTGCGCTCACAGCTACGAGCATGTAGGACTGAGATCGCCATGGCAATCCATGACCCTTTCCCACTGCTGTATGGGCTGGCGGATCACAACATCATCTCTGAACAGACCCTAAGG GAGACTTTAGAGCAAACGAAAAAGGACGGGATCCACAAAGCTGTCTACTCACTGCTCACTTTGATACTGGACCAGGATGCCACAGTCCTCCAGGGATTCTGGAGCAATCTCTGTAAAGAGTACAATAAGGAGTGTTACCCAAAACTGGAAACCCTTTTTATGAACCTTCCCAAAG GGTTAAAGCAGGTGGCCAGACATTCAGGGAACCCCAGGATTTTGCTGCAGGTCCGCAGCCAGTCAGGCAAGAAGAGAGGGGTGGCTGAAAAACCAATGACCCACCGGCCATCACATCACCACACCAAGAAAGCCTTAACCTCCAGCTCAG GAAGCAAAGGCAAGCCTATGAGAAAGACAGATGGTGCAGCACTTTCTCAGGTCTCAGTGGGAAACG GGGTCCAGGCTATATCTACCTCAGTCCAGAGGGCCGTGACTGTTTCTGCCAGTGAGCATCCCACTGGCTGCGGGACAGTGGAGGGGATTCTGATCCAGCAGGTCATCGAGTCTG GAGGTGCCAAAAAATGCATCAAGGTTGGAGGAGAATTCTACTCTTCTGGCAAACTGGATGAGACAGCTGGAGTGCACAAGGCACAGACTGCACAAAACTATTTTCACCAGCAGGGAGAGCCAAGCACCAGAGCCATGGAT GTCGAGCATAATGATGATGAATGTACCGTATGTAAAGACGGTGGGGAGCTCATCTGCTGTGATGGATGTCCTCGTGCCTTCCATCTCACCTGCCTAGTGCCGCCCCTTACCTCCATACCCAG tgGTACCTGGCGCTGTCAGTTATGCCAAAGCAACCGAGGGAAAGACAGAACATACACCCCTTTGCAG CCTGCAGTTCACCCTCCAGTGACAGAGTCAAGCTCCAGCTCGGCTGTGGACTTCTCTTTCTTCTCGTCTTTGTCCTCCACTTCACTCTCCACAGTCTCAGGAGGCCTCCAG TCTTCAGATGGTGAAATGGTTGGGATGAGAATGGCGTGTGGAATTTGCCACCTCAGCCGAGGAGAGCTGatcacctgcccacagtgcctgCAGAGTTATCATGCGCTCTGCAACTTTTCAAA TGGAAAGACAAGATGTAGAAATTGCTCCAGGTCTTGGGGCCCTGAAAGTGAAACATCACTGAGGAGTCTTCAG GTGAGTCAACACATGACGGATCAGGGCTTAACGCCATCCGAGCAGCTGCTCAACAGAGATGAAATGGACTCTATAATGGGGGAG AGCTCTATAGATGGGATCCTGCAGTGGGCTTTCCACAACATTTCACATCCTCTTTCTGAGTCTCAGGGCTATTTCTAG